One part of the Tenacibaculum sp. 190130A14a genome encodes these proteins:
- a CDS encoding FAD-binding oxidoreductase, translating into MNKKVDYIVVGLGLAGIAFVEELIKAEKSFLVFENSSQVSSIVAGGTYNPVILKRFTPVWNGHEQLQTAIPFYKEIEERLKVVLDTSFKTRKIFSSVGDENNWFIASDKPMLSHYMNPTVVKEAIPGVICDFGYGELTGTGRINTPLLVSSYKKYLEDMHVLFAEEFMYSKLVTSNDKLKYDEIEADKIVFCEGFGLKSNPFFNYLPLNGTKGEVMTIHAPELKIDYLLKSAVFVMPIGEDYYKVGATFNWTDKTSIPTEEGKKELIEKLEKVINVSYTIVEQRAGIRPTVKDRRPLVGTHPENKKLAVLNGLGTRGVMIAPTVAKNLLNHLENNQELDKEIDIKRFQDLL; encoded by the coding sequence ATGAATAAAAAGGTAGATTATATTGTTGTTGGTTTAGGCTTAGCAGGAATTGCTTTCGTAGAAGAATTGATAAAGGCTGAAAAGTCTTTTTTAGTGTTTGAAAATAGCTCGCAGGTATCTTCTATTGTTGCAGGAGGTACGTACAATCCTGTAATATTAAAGCGTTTTACACCTGTTTGGAATGGGCATGAGCAGTTACAAACGGCAATCCCTTTTTATAAAGAAATAGAAGAACGATTAAAGGTGGTTTTAGATACTTCCTTTAAAACAAGAAAAATATTTTCTTCTGTAGGAGATGAAAATAATTGGTTTATCGCTTCAGATAAACCTATGTTGTCCCATTATATGAACCCGACCGTGGTTAAAGAAGCTATTCCTGGAGTTATTTGCGATTTTGGATATGGTGAGCTTACAGGAACAGGAAGAATAAACACACCGTTACTTGTTTCATCGTATAAAAAGTACCTAGAAGATATGCATGTATTGTTTGCAGAGGAGTTTATGTATAGTAAACTGGTAACTTCAAATGATAAATTAAAGTACGATGAAATTGAAGCAGATAAAATTGTTTTTTGTGAAGGATTTGGTTTGAAAAGTAATCCATTCTTTAATTATTTACCACTGAATGGAACGAAAGGAGAAGTAATGACAATTCACGCTCCTGAATTAAAAATTGATTACTTATTGAAATCTGCAGTTTTTGTAATGCCAATTGGAGAGGATTACTACAAAGTTGGAGCTACATTTAACTGGACTGATAAAACTTCTATACCCACAGAAGAAGGGAAAAAAGAGTTGATAGAAAAATTAGAAAAAGTAATTAACGTCTCTTATACAATCGTAGAACAAAGAGCAGGAATACGTCCAACGGTAAAAGACAGAAGACCTTTAGTAGGAACACATCCAGAAAACAAAAAATTAGCCGTTTTAAACGGTTTAGGAACTCGTGGAGTTATGATTGCTCCAACGGTAGCTAAAAACTTGTTAAATCATCTTGAAAACAATCAGGAGTTGGATAAAGAAATCGATATCAAAAGATTTCAAGATTTACTTTAA
- a CDS encoding ADP-ribosylglycohydrolase family protein, translating into MKSMTKAERFDGCIIGGAIGDAWGSGFENQFEEEDDTFYLLGNPNVKKPNWGITDDTQLTLATIEAIIGSEKLTPNILVKQFIAYYKKRKISGIGASTLKSLKELSHGGHWSQAGRRGEYAAGNGAAMRIAPIAFKEEINNSEIRDICIITHNNDEAYIGAKSVVIAIREILNNNWNGETNLIELIINQIPDTRVRDRLIEIKDIQNLQEVGLFGSDGYVVNSIPLAIAAANKVREIGIEQMYLQLIEIGGDTDTNCSIAGQIAGTLIGRKNIPEKLINKLKELQDYKWIETTINQLIKKENWI; encoded by the coding sequence ATGAAATCTATGACAAAAGCTGAAAGATTTGATGGCTGTATAATTGGAGGAGCAATTGGAGATGCTTGGGGAAGTGGTTTTGAAAATCAATTTGAAGAAGAAGACGATACATTTTATTTATTAGGCAATCCAAATGTAAAAAAGCCTAACTGGGGAATTACAGATGATACACAATTGACTTTAGCCACAATAGAAGCAATTATTGGCAGTGAAAAACTAACTCCTAATATTTTAGTAAAACAATTCATAGCATATTATAAAAAAAGAAAAATAAGTGGAATTGGCGCAAGTACTTTAAAATCATTAAAAGAATTAAGCCATGGAGGTCATTGGAGCCAAGCAGGAAGGAGAGGTGAATATGCAGCAGGAAATGGAGCAGCAATGAGAATTGCACCAATTGCTTTTAAAGAAGAAATTAATAATTCTGAAATAAGAGATATTTGCATAATCACTCATAATAATGATGAAGCATATATAGGAGCCAAAAGTGTAGTGATTGCAATAAGAGAAATTCTAAATAATAATTGGAACGGAGAAACAAACTTGATTGAATTGATTATAAATCAAATTCCTGACACTAGGGTTCGAGATCGATTAATAGAAATTAAAGATATCCAAAACCTTCAAGAAGTTGGACTATTTGGTAGTGATGGATATGTTGTAAATTCAATCCCTTTAGCAATAGCTGCTGCCAATAAAGTTAGAGAAATAGGAATTGAACAAATGTATTTACAGTTAATTGAAATTGGTGGAGATACCGATACAAATTGCTCAATCGCTGGTCAAATAGCAGGAACTTTAATAGGACGAAAAAACATACCAGAAAAGTTAATTAATAAGCTAAAAGAATTACAAGATTATAAATGGATAGAAACAACCATAAATCAATTAATAAAAAAAGAAAACTGGATATAA
- the abc-f gene encoding ribosomal protection-like ABC-F family protein yields the protein MLNVHNLSVSFMGTDLFSGITFKLNKGDRIGLIGKNGAGKSTLLKVLAGDLESSAGSLALDKEINIGFLRQDIDFVHGRTILEEAYQAFTEIKEIEGELDDINAQLAERTDYESESYNQLIIDLNEKTERYELLGGYNYQGDTEKILQGLGFQREDFDKLTDTFSGGWRMRIELAKLLLQNNDILLLDEPTNHLDIESIIWLENFLKNYAGAIVLVSHDKMFLDNVTNRTIEISLGQIYDYKKPYSEFLKLRAEIKEKQLQTQKNQQKEIEHTEKLIEKFRAKASKAAMAQSLIKKLEKVERIEVDQDDNAVMNVRFEISKEPGKIIVEAENLSKNYGEKEVLKNVDLLIERNSKIAFVGQNGQGKSTLAKMMVGEIPFEGDLKLGHNVEVGYFAQNQSEHLPPEKTVLEIMEDAANDSNRIRVRDMLGAFLFSGEAVDKKAKVLSGGERNRLALCKLLLSPFNVLIMDEPTNHLDIASKNVLKQSLQNFDGTLIIVSHDRDFLQGLTTTVYGFKDREIKEYLGDIDYFLEQHQIESLREAEKRTVVKSEKDTSKKEAYKLSKEQEKELKKLKNRINKIEKEIANLEEEIEKIDLELAQNYAEVSAQPNFFENYKAKKAKVDDLMEEWEEVEEKISNFS from the coding sequence ATGTTAAATGTACATAATTTATCGGTCTCATTTATGGGAACCGATTTGTTTTCAGGAATTACTTTTAAATTGAATAAAGGTGATCGAATTGGATTGATTGGGAAAAATGGAGCAGGAAAATCAACTTTACTAAAAGTGTTAGCAGGCGATCTTGAAAGTAGTGCAGGATCTTTAGCATTAGATAAAGAAATTAATATTGGTTTTTTACGTCAAGATATTGATTTTGTGCATGGAAGAACTATTCTCGAAGAAGCATATCAGGCATTTACTGAAATTAAAGAAATTGAAGGTGAATTGGATGATATCAATGCGCAGTTGGCAGAAAGAACCGATTATGAAAGTGAAAGTTACAATCAATTAATTATTGATTTAAACGAAAAAACAGAGCGTTACGAACTTTTAGGAGGATATAATTATCAAGGAGATACCGAAAAGATTTTACAAGGTTTAGGATTTCAAAGAGAAGACTTTGACAAACTAACCGATACGTTTTCTGGAGGTTGGCGTATGCGTATTGAGTTAGCGAAACTTCTTTTACAGAACAACGATATTTTATTACTCGATGAGCCTACCAACCACTTAGATATTGAATCGATTATTTGGTTGGAAAATTTTTTAAAGAATTATGCAGGTGCTATTGTACTAGTGTCTCACGATAAAATGTTTTTAGATAATGTAACCAATCGAACTATTGAGATTTCATTAGGGCAGATTTATGATTATAAAAAACCGTACTCTGAGTTTTTGAAACTACGTGCTGAGATTAAAGAGAAACAATTACAAACACAAAAGAATCAGCAAAAGGAAATAGAACATACCGAAAAGCTAATTGAAAAGTTTAGAGCTAAGGCTAGTAAAGCGGCCATGGCACAATCGCTTATTAAAAAATTAGAAAAGGTAGAACGCATAGAAGTAGACCAAGACGATAATGCGGTGATGAATGTACGTTTTGAAATTTCTAAAGAGCCAGGAAAAATTATTGTTGAGGCAGAAAACTTAAGCAAGAACTATGGCGAAAAAGAAGTGTTAAAAAACGTAGATCTATTAATTGAACGTAATAGTAAAATTGCTTTTGTTGGTCAAAACGGACAAGGAAAATCTACCCTAGCCAAAATGATGGTTGGTGAGATTCCATTTGAAGGAGATTTGAAATTGGGTCATAATGTAGAAGTAGGATATTTTGCACAGAATCAGTCAGAACATTTACCTCCAGAGAAAACAGTATTAGAAATCATGGAAGATGCAGCAAATGATTCTAACAGAATTCGTGTAAGAGATATGCTAGGAGCTTTCTTATTTAGTGGTGAAGCCGTAGATAAAAAAGCAAAGGTATTATCAGGAGGAGAACGAAACCGATTGGCTTTATGTAAATTACTATTATCACCGTTTAATGTATTGATAATGGATGAGCCTACCAACCACTTAGATATTGCCTCTAAGAATGTATTAAAACAGTCTTTGCAAAATTTTGATGGTACCTTAATTATTGTTTCTCACGACCGTGATTTCTTGCAGGGATTGACCACTACGGTATACGGATTTAAAGATCGTGAAATTAAGGAGTACCTAGGAGATATTGATTATTTCTTAGAGCAGCATCAAATTGAAAGTTTGAGAGAAGCTGAGAAGCGTACGGTAGTAAAATCAGAAAAAGATACTTCTAAAAAAGAAGCCTACAAATTATCAAAGGAGCAAGAAAAAGAGCTTAAAAAGTTAAAGAATAGAATAAATAAAATAGAAAAGGAAATTGCTAATTTAGAAGAAGAGATTGAAAAAATTGATTTAGAATTAGCACAGAATTATGCAGAAGTTTCTGCACAACCAAACTTCTTTGAAAATTATAAAGCTAAAAAGGCCAAAGTAGATGATTTAATGGAAGAATGGGAGGAAGTTGAAGAAAAAATTTCTAACTTTAGCTAA
- a CDS encoding DUF1772 domain-containing protein, translating into MKTLTLFITVLLNALATGFFFAWSVSVILGTKKTGDLTYLETMQSINKEILNPAFFIVFFGSLITLLITSYTQFYDKPVFWLIFISAITYLIGTFSITAFGNVPLNNQLEALSLEKLTLSQLKNFRNYYETRWNVYHTIRTIASMVSFILLLVAIFIKKQF; encoded by the coding sequence ATGAAAACACTGACACTTTTTATTACGGTATTATTGAATGCGCTTGCTACTGGTTTTTTCTTTGCTTGGTCTGTTTCTGTTATTCTAGGAACAAAAAAAACGGGTGATTTAACCTACTTAGAAACCATGCAAAGTATTAACAAAGAAATTCTAAATCCTGCTTTTTTTATTGTGTTTTTTGGAAGCTTAATTACACTGCTCATCACTAGTTATACTCAGTTTTATGATAAACCTGTGTTTTGGTTAATCTTTATTTCGGCTATTACCTATTTAATAGGAACTTTTAGTATAACCGCCTTCGGAAATGTTCCTTTAAATAATCAATTAGAGGCTTTAAGTCTTGAAAAACTAACTCTTTCTCAATTAAAAAACTTCAGAAACTATTATGAAACTAGGTGGAATGTATATCATACTATAAGAACCATAGCTAGCATGGTCTCCTTCATATTATTGCTGGTTGCAATTTTTATAAAAAAACAATTTTAA
- a CDS encoding NmrA family NAD(P)-binding protein, which yields MNNNILIIGGTGKTGHRVVEQLRKKGIEPRIGSRNASPNFDWDNKDTWVAALQGIGRMYVTYYPDLAVPGAKEAIESLTYLAKELGVQKMVLLSGKGETEAEACEQIVMNSGIDYTIVRASWFNQNWSESFFLEPILSGEVALPMSDVLIPFVDTNDIAEVAATVLLDDSYNGQTIEVTGPELITFKNIIDIISKTSGRNLNFYDITLEQYIDGMKQMQIPNDVVWLIEYLFSHVLTNPKNQLVVNDIEQVLGRKAKTFLEYAQETAKTGIWNQIKVS from the coding sequence ATGAATAATAACATATTAATTATCGGAGGAACTGGTAAAACTGGTCACCGAGTAGTAGAACAATTAAGAAAAAAAGGAATCGAACCTAGAATTGGCTCTAGAAATGCATCGCCAAACTTTGATTGGGATAACAAAGATACTTGGGTAGCCGCTTTACAAGGAATTGGAAGAATGTACGTTACCTATTATCCTGACTTAGCCGTTCCGGGAGCCAAAGAAGCCATAGAAAGTTTAACCTATTTAGCTAAAGAATTAGGAGTTCAAAAAATGGTTTTACTATCAGGAAAAGGTGAAACAGAAGCTGAAGCTTGCGAACAAATTGTAATGAATTCAGGTATCGATTACACTATTGTTAGAGCCTCTTGGTTTAACCAAAATTGGAGTGAAAGTTTCTTTTTAGAGCCTATTTTATCTGGAGAAGTAGCTTTACCAATGTCGGACGTATTAATTCCATTTGTTGATACTAATGATATTGCGGAAGTGGCCGCTACAGTTTTACTTGATGATTCTTACAATGGTCAAACTATTGAAGTAACAGGACCAGAATTAATTACATTTAAAAACATTATTGACATCATTTCAAAAACTAGTGGAAGAAATTTAAATTTTTATGACATTACATTAGAACAATATATAGATGGTATGAAACAAATGCAAATACCTAATGATGTTGTATGGTTGATTGAATATTTGTTCAGTCATGTTTTAACCAATCCTAAAAATCAACTTGTAGTTAATGATATTGAACAAGTACTAGGAAGAAAAGCAAAAACGTTTTTAGAATATGCACAAGAAACCGCTAAAACTGGAATTTGGAATCAGATTAAAGTCAGTTAA
- a CDS encoding glucosaminidase domain-containing protein, with product MRLYVGLFLVVTLLGLTSCDTSKRVVTSQPKKVVVKEEVEKKPEIVQIEQVKRKTKTTINNTEDYILKFAPIAVKKMHEHKIPASITLAQGILESGSGRSPLAVRSNNHFGIKCHRGWKGKSVTHDDDEKGECFRKYKYPESSYEDHSQFLLTRKRYASLFRLRHTDYKGWAYGLKKAGYATDRKYPQKLIALIHKYELYKYDRIPKRGKKNTKVVVSNNSYYKVQKGDTLYSIARKHNISVKRLKDANGLKDNTISIGQDLLVK from the coding sequence ATGAGATTATATGTAGGTTTATTTTTAGTAGTTACTTTATTAGGACTAACAAGTTGCGATACGAGTAAGCGTGTGGTAACCTCGCAACCTAAAAAAGTTGTTGTTAAAGAAGAGGTAGAAAAAAAGCCAGAGATTGTTCAAATAGAACAGGTAAAAAGAAAAACAAAAACCACAATTAACAATACAGAAGATTATATTTTAAAATTTGCTCCTATTGCGGTTAAAAAAATGCACGAACATAAAATTCCAGCAAGTATTACCTTGGCACAAGGAATTTTAGAATCGGGTAGTGGAAGAAGTCCGCTAGCAGTGCGTTCCAACAATCACTTCGGAATTAAATGCCATCGAGGATGGAAAGGAAAGAGTGTAACGCACGATGATGATGAAAAAGGAGAGTGTTTTAGAAAGTATAAATATCCAGAATCTTCTTATGAAGATCACTCGCAATTCTTATTAACGCGTAAAAGATATGCTAGTTTGTTTAGACTACGTCATACCGATTATAAAGGATGGGCGTACGGATTAAAAAAAGCAGGATACGCAACAGATAGAAAATACCCTCAAAAATTAATAGCACTTATTCATAAGTACGAACTTTACAAGTACGATAGAATCCCAAAAAGAGGTAAGAAGAATACCAAAGTGGTGGTAAGCAATAACTCATACTACAAAGTTCAAAAAGGAGATACGTTGTATTCTATTGCAAGAAAACATAATATATCGGTAAAACGATTAAAAGATGCCAACGGATTAAAAGATAATACAATTAGTATTGGACAAGATTTATTGGTAAAATAA
- a CDS encoding DUF983 domain-containing protein, whose product MFGKGSKLYSILKHKCPRCHEGEFYKYKLNVNPKKITQLHDNCPNCGLKYMLETSFFFGAMYVNYALAVALFVAVFIIAKVFIGLSILQSFISIVVVSLLLTPITLRLSRIIWINLFVNYDKEAAKKKNLK is encoded by the coding sequence ATGTTCGGAAAAGGCAGTAAATTATATAGTATTTTAAAACATAAATGTCCACGTTGTCACGAAGGAGAGTTTTACAAATACAAGCTCAATGTAAATCCTAAAAAAATTACGCAATTACATGATAATTGTCCGAACTGTGGATTAAAATACATGTTAGAAACTTCATTTTTCTTTGGAGCAATGTATGTAAACTATGCCCTAGCAGTAGCTTTATTTGTAGCCGTTTTTATAATTGCTAAAGTTTTTATTGGTCTGAGTATTTTACAAAGTTTCATTAGTATTGTGGTAGTTTCTTTACTACTCACTCCTATCACACTTAGGTTGTCTCGTATTATTTGGATCAATCTTTTTGTAAACTACGATAAAGAAGCCGCGAAAAAGAAAAACTTAAAGTAA
- a CDS encoding AraC family transcriptional regulator, whose protein sequence is MNREIIDIHDYTILLEEASSNSNLIDSCFFDEPVIAIAFYGVGDVGLKVKFDGKMKEFHHTKGMVLSFYANDKVTFEHHVSKLKPLQCLVIVTALKNIDKLPDGEGQFLEKFLRPLVHPKDHYVEGPVFNMSPEMFQLVEQFFSNTYKGEVKMLFYKSHITALLSHYFGQLAKQQNAKLNTLDLEKINLAHEILVSNLENPPSLTELAHKIGTNTNKLKIEFKAQFGVPVFKYLQNERLKKAYNLIKNEKKPIQEAAWAVGYDSLGSFSNAFEKKFGFRPSQV, encoded by the coding sequence ATGAATCGAGAAATCATAGACATACATGATTATACTATTTTATTAGAAGAAGCTTCTTCTAATAGTAACTTGATTGATTCTTGTTTTTTTGATGAGCCAGTAATCGCCATTGCTTTTTATGGAGTTGGTGACGTTGGCTTGAAAGTGAAATTTGATGGAAAAATGAAAGAATTCCATCATACCAAAGGCATGGTATTATCATTTTATGCAAATGATAAAGTAACCTTTGAACATCATGTTTCTAAACTAAAACCATTACAATGCTTGGTAATTGTAACTGCTTTAAAAAACATAGATAAATTACCGGATGGAGAAGGGCAGTTTTTAGAAAAATTTTTGCGCCCATTGGTACATCCAAAAGATCATTATGTTGAAGGCCCTGTTTTTAATATGAGCCCTGAGATGTTTCAATTAGTAGAACAATTCTTCAGCAATACATACAAAGGTGAAGTTAAAATGCTTTTCTACAAAAGTCATATCACGGCATTACTATCACATTATTTCGGACAATTAGCCAAACAACAAAATGCGAAACTCAATACTTTAGACCTTGAAAAAATCAATCTTGCACACGAAATTTTAGTTTCAAATTTAGAAAACCCACCCTCTTTAACAGAATTAGCTCATAAAATAGGTACAAACACCAACAAACTTAAAATAGAATTCAAAGCTCAATTTGGTGTTCCTGTTTTTAAATACCTACAAAACGAACGTTTAAAAAAAGCCTACAACCTCATTAAAAATGAAAAAAAACCAATTCAAGAAGCTGCATGGGCTGTTGGCTATGATAGTTTAGGTTCTTTTTCTAATGCTTTTGAAAAAAAGTTTGGTTTTAGACCCAGTCAAGTCTAA
- a CDS encoding 1-aminocyclopropane-1-carboxylate deaminase/D-cysteine desulfhydrase, whose product MLFQLEIPTPINQPVQLPLLKEKGIELWIKREDSIHPFVSGNKFRKLKYNIAKAQEEKHSTLLTFGGAYSNHIAATATAGNIAGFKTIGIIRGDELGKDLERTLAGNTTLKHAVDNGMQLKFVSREAYRNKTSEVFIKQLKEEFGSFYLVPEGGTNNLAVQGCQEIVTFEDEKFNYICCAVGTGGTIAGLINSVKEHQKIIGFPALKGDFLTSEIQPFVKRNDHWSLQTNFHFGGYGKYTPELIRFINEFKAATNIPLDPIYTGKMLYGILKLIEENQFDRGSKILAIHTGGLQGVAGVNQKLKNKNQELIQI is encoded by the coding sequence ATGCTTTTTCAGTTAGAAATACCTACTCCCATAAATCAACCCGTTCAGTTACCTCTTTTAAAAGAAAAGGGAATTGAATTGTGGATAAAGAGAGAAGATAGCATTCATCCTTTTGTATCGGGCAATAAGTTTAGAAAACTCAAGTATAATATTGCCAAAGCGCAAGAAGAAAAGCACAGCACTTTATTAACCTTTGGAGGGGCGTATTCCAATCATATCGCTGCTACAGCTACTGCGGGTAACATAGCTGGTTTTAAAACCATTGGAATTATTCGTGGAGATGAATTAGGGAAAGATTTAGAACGTACACTTGCAGGAAATACAACCTTAAAACATGCGGTTGATAACGGAATGCAATTAAAGTTTGTATCGAGAGAAGCATACCGAAATAAAACCTCAGAAGTATTTATAAAACAACTCAAAGAAGAGTTTGGGAGTTTTTATTTGGTGCCTGAAGGAGGAACCAATAATTTGGCGGTACAAGGATGCCAAGAAATTGTAACTTTTGAAGATGAAAAATTCAATTATATTTGTTGTGCTGTAGGTACTGGAGGAACCATTGCTGGATTGATAAATTCGGTAAAAGAACATCAAAAAATAATTGGGTTTCCTGCGTTAAAAGGAGATTTTTTAACTTCAGAAATACAACCATTTGTAAAAAGGAACGATCATTGGAGTTTACAAACTAATTTTCACTTTGGAGGCTATGGAAAATATACTCCAGAACTTATCCGTTTTATAAATGAATTTAAAGCAGCAACAAATATTCCTCTAGATCCTATTTATACAGGAAAAATGTTGTACGGAATTTTAAAGCTGATTGAAGAAAATCAATTTGATAGAGGAAGTAAAATTTTAGCAATTCATACAGGAGGTTTACAGGGTGTTGCTGGTGTAAACCAAAAGTTGAAAAATAAGAATCAAGAATTAATACAGATTTAA
- a CDS encoding tetratricopeptide repeat protein, with translation MKKIVIALLLLGAVMHVSAQEDFNKLIEVGISNHDKGRYKDAINYYKKALELQQNSPLANYEISLSYMSLKDYKNAIKYSDKVISSSKDERYLLPAYVNKGSALDMLGKTKKSIKIFEKGIKKLGNHYLLHFNLAINYLKMNDLENGEVHLQEAIKHNPVHTSSHFYLAKINDSKGKRVQALLASYYFLFIEPESIRAQEIYAILQKNIKAGVKKEDGKNVTINLNLLGKDDDFGAAELMLSMLEATHKLEKNKDKTKEEMFVENTKSLFLILGELKENSEKEGFWWEFYVTFYDKLAKSGHIEAFCNFVTQMDLKSKRWIDDNEEKIKKFFTWLEKELK, from the coding sequence ATGAAAAAAATTGTTATAGCATTATTGTTATTGGGTGCTGTAATGCATGTGAGTGCCCAAGAAGATTTTAATAAGTTGATTGAGGTAGGTATATCTAATCACGATAAAGGAAGGTATAAAGATGCCATTAACTATTATAAAAAAGCGCTAGAATTACAACAAAATTCTCCTTTGGCGAATTATGAAATCTCACTCTCTTATATGAGTTTGAAAGATTACAAAAACGCCATTAAGTATTCCGATAAGGTTATAAGTAGTTCTAAAGATGAACGTTATTTATTACCGGCTTATGTAAATAAGGGCTCGGCATTAGATATGTTGGGAAAAACAAAAAAATCGATAAAGATTTTCGAAAAGGGAATAAAAAAGTTGGGGAATCATTACTTACTTCATTTTAATTTGGCAATAAATTATTTAAAAATGAATGATTTAGAAAATGGAGAGGTTCATTTACAAGAAGCTATTAAGCATAATCCTGTTCACACGTCAAGTCATTTTTATTTAGCAAAAATAAACGATTCAAAAGGTAAAAGAGTACAGGCGTTATTAGCCAGTTATTATTTTTTGTTTATTGAACCTGAGTCTATCAGAGCACAAGAGATCTATGCGATTCTTCAAAAGAATATCAAAGCTGGAGTTAAGAAAGAAGATGGCAAAAATGTAACGATAAATCTAAATTTGCTCGGGAAAGATGATGATTTTGGTGCTGCAGAGTTAATGTTGTCAATGTTAGAGGCAACGCATAAGCTTGAGAAAAACAAGGATAAAACCAAAGAAGAAATGTTTGTGGAGAACACAAAAAGTTTGTTTTTAATTTTAGGAGAGCTAAAAGAGAATAGTGAGAAAGAAGGCTTTTGGTGGGAGTTTTATGTGACGTTTTACGATAAGTTGGCCAAGAGTGGTCATATAGAGGCTTTTTGCAATTTTGTTACACAAATGGACTTGAAATCAAAAAGATGGATAGATGATAATGAAGAAAAAATAAAAAAGTTTTTCACTTGGTTAGAGAAAGAACTTAAATAA
- a CDS encoding winged helix-turn-helix domain-containing protein produces MNIKSLIFVSCMCKKFFLNINVFLILLIAVSCSKSNTFSERAKVSIRSIGHELLLNAQDITSLVLPVKEQDQNTYQLSFQNHLEINPDSLVAIVNRNFTKANFSTNYILEVKDCTNKEVVYSYEMKRTEENSIIPCRGRLLPTACYVIEIQFLQKQLATSQPLILYGALLVLLFIGVFVFLRTRNKKDVAAETSEDIQTLGIFEFYPDQNKLVKQAVEINLSKKECELLAIFISKPNEIVKREELTKKVWEDNGVIVGRSLDTYISKLRKKLKDDASIKITNIHGVGYKLEIN; encoded by the coding sequence ATGAATATAAAAAGCCTGATATTTGTAAGTTGTATGTGCAAGAAGTTTTTTTTAAATATCAATGTGTTTTTAATACTGCTTATAGCAGTGTCATGTAGTAAATCCAATACTTTTTCAGAAAGAGCAAAAGTGTCTATACGTAGTATTGGGCACGAATTATTACTCAATGCTCAAGACATTACTTCGTTGGTATTGCCTGTAAAAGAACAAGACCAAAACACTTATCAATTAAGTTTTCAAAACCACCTAGAAATAAACCCAGATAGTTTGGTGGCTATCGTTAATAGGAATTTTACCAAAGCAAATTTTTCAACCAACTATATTTTAGAGGTTAAAGATTGTACCAATAAAGAGGTGGTATATAGTTATGAAATGAAAAGGACTGAGGAAAACTCTATCATTCCTTGTAGAGGTAGGTTGTTACCAACTGCCTGTTATGTGATTGAGATTCAGTTTTTACAAAAACAATTGGCAACTTCACAACCTTTGATTTTGTATGGAGCTTTACTAGTGTTACTGTTCATTGGCGTTTTTGTTTTTCTAAGAACTAGGAATAAAAAAGATGTGGCAGCGGAGACTTCAGAAGATATTCAAACCTTAGGGATATTTGAGTTTTACCCAGATCAAAACAAGCTTGTAAAACAGGCTGTAGAGATTAATTTATCTAAAAAAGAATGTGAATTGCTTGCAATTTTTATTAGTAAACCTAACGAGATTGTAAAAAGGGAAGAACTCACCAAAAAAGTATGGGAAGACAATGGGGTTATTGTTGGTAGAAGTTTAGATACCTATATCTCTAAACTACGTAAAAAACTAAAAGACGATGCTTCCATTAAAATTACCAATATTCATGGGGTAGGCTATAAGTTAGAAATTAATTAA